In Nodosilinea sp. PGN35, one DNA window encodes the following:
- a CDS encoding SulP family inorganic anion transporter, protein MPDTPSQSSHRPRPRTGLSHYLPILDWGLHYAPQDLVGDAMAGIIVAIMLIPQGMAYAMLAGLPPQVGLYASILPLVLYACLGTSRVLAVGPVAMDSLLVATSLSLLATPGDSDYLSMALTLALLIGLIEILMGVVRLGFIVNFLSQAVISGFTNGAALVIGVSQVKHLLGVQIPHSQSFFAILHNLLKALPQANGVTLALGVGSTLALLWFSQIMPKLLKRWAVSGAVTMALSRSGPLFVVATTTLLVWLLGWHASAGVGIVGDIPQGLPPIAVPPLTVSLAQKLLPAALTISFVGFMESIAVAKSLASQRRQSIDASQELIALGAANLGAAFTGGYPVTGGFSRSVVNFSAGANTELASIITAILIALVVLVFTPLFYYLPQAALAAIILVAVANLLDFREVFRLWRVSRADGVTALTTFAAVLAIGIGTGIAAGFLVSVLFYLGRTSRPHIAEVGRVGNTEHFRNIKRHPVQTCPGVLAIRVDESLYFANSKYLADYLMQAVAERPTATALVLICAAINHIDGSALKTLEALVEDFREAGITVYLSEVKGPVMDLLEKTGFIDHLGGGERVFLSTYQAITALENP, encoded by the coding sequence ATGCCAGATACCCCGTCCCAGTCTTCTCATCGGCCCCGGCCCCGAACGGGCCTCAGTCACTACCTGCCAATCCTTGACTGGGGTCTGCACTACGCCCCCCAAGATCTAGTGGGAGACGCCATGGCCGGGATAATTGTGGCGATTATGCTGATTCCCCAGGGCATGGCCTACGCCATGCTGGCGGGATTGCCTCCCCAGGTTGGTCTCTACGCCAGCATTCTGCCGCTGGTGCTCTACGCCTGCCTGGGCACCAGTCGGGTGCTGGCGGTGGGGCCAGTGGCGATGGATTCTCTGCTGGTGGCAACCAGCCTCAGTCTGTTGGCGACGCCCGGGGACAGCGATTATCTCTCCATGGCCCTTACCCTAGCCCTCCTGATTGGTCTGATTGAAATTTTGATGGGAGTGGTGCGGCTGGGATTTATCGTCAACTTTCTCAGTCAGGCAGTCATTTCAGGCTTCACCAACGGGGCGGCTCTCGTCATTGGCGTGAGCCAGGTCAAGCATCTGCTGGGCGTTCAAATTCCCCACTCCCAAAGTTTCTTTGCCATCCTGCACAACCTGCTGAAAGCCCTTCCCCAGGCCAATGGAGTCACCCTGGCCCTTGGGGTTGGCAGCACCTTAGCGCTGCTATGGTTTAGTCAGATCATGCCAAAGCTGCTCAAACGGTGGGCAGTCTCGGGGGCAGTGACGATGGCCCTCAGCCGCAGCGGCCCCCTATTTGTCGTAGCCACCACCACTCTGCTGGTCTGGCTGTTGGGTTGGCATGCTAGCGCGGGAGTCGGCATTGTCGGCGACATTCCCCAGGGGCTACCGCCGATCGCAGTTCCCCCCCTCACGGTATCGCTGGCTCAAAAACTGCTGCCCGCTGCTCTCACCATTAGCTTTGTGGGCTTCATGGAGAGCATTGCCGTAGCCAAGTCCCTGGCCAGCCAGCGCCGCCAATCCATCGATGCCAGCCAGGAGCTGATCGCTCTGGGAGCGGCCAATTTGGGGGCCGCCTTTACCGGCGGCTACCCCGTGACCGGCGGGTTTAGCCGCTCGGTGGTCAACTTCTCTGCAGGGGCCAATACCGAGCTGGCGTCGATCATTACGGCGATCTTGATCGCGCTGGTGGTGCTGGTGTTTACGCCGCTGTTTTACTACCTACCCCAGGCGGCGCTGGCCGCCATCATCTTGGTGGCCGTGGCTAATCTGCTGGATTTCAGGGAAGTTTTTCGCCTCTGGCGCGTCAGCCGAGCCGATGGCGTGACGGCACTGACCACCTTTGCGGCGGTGCTGGCCATTGGCATAGGCACCGGTATTGCGGCCGGTTTTTTGGTCTCGGTGCTCTTCTACCTGGGGCGCACCAGTCGGCCCCACATCGCGGAGGTGGGGCGCGTGGGCAATACCGAGCACTTTCGCAATATTAAGCGCCATCCGGTACAGACCTGTCCGGGGGTACTGGCCATCCGCGTTGACGAAAGCCTGTACTTTGCCAACAGCAAGTACCTGGCAGACTACCTCATGCAAGCGGTGGCCGAGCGGCCCACAGCCACGGCCCTGGTGCTAATCTGCGCTGCCATCAACCACATCGACGGCAGTGCCCTCAAAACCCTAGAAGCCCTGGTAGAAGACTTCCGAGAAGCGGGGATCACGGTTTACCTCAGCGAGGTCAAGGGGCCGGTGATGGATCTGCTCGAGAAGACAGGGTTTATTGACCATCTAGGCGGCGGGGAGCGGGTATTTTTGAGCACCTATCAGGCCATAACCGCCCTGGAAAACCCATGA
- a CDS encoding HugZ family protein: MPSFPAVLAAYQDLPTRVLSLMLSTVSDTGQPQASYAPYVIDDAYQIYIFTSGLSAHTANLQTTGLASILLIEDEADAPQVFARQRITYDCQARLLPRDTALWDAIADRFERRFGEITAMLRSLDDFQIFCLSPQAGRFVMGFGAAYQVDANDLSQLVSPPQTGPDSASV; the protein is encoded by the coding sequence ATGCCTAGTTTTCCAGCGGTTCTAGCGGCCTACCAAGACCTGCCCACCCGGGTGCTCAGTTTGATGCTGAGCACCGTCAGTGATACCGGCCAGCCCCAGGCCAGCTACGCCCCCTATGTCATCGATGACGCCTACCAAATTTATATCTTCACCAGCGGGCTGTCGGCCCACACAGCCAACCTGCAAACCACCGGCCTGGCCAGCATTCTGCTGATCGAAGACGAAGCGGATGCGCCCCAGGTGTTTGCCCGTCAGCGAATTACCTACGACTGTCAGGCCCGCCTGCTGCCCCGAGACACCGCCCTCTGGGACGCCATTGCCGATCGCTTTGAGCGTCGCTTTGGGGAAATTACTGCCATGCTGCGATCGCTCGACGACTTTCAAATCTTTTGCCTCAGCCCCCAGGCCGGGCGCTTTGTGATGGGGTTTGGAGCCGCCTACCAGGTTGACGCCAACGATCTGAGTCAGCTGGTCAGCCCGCCTCAAACTGGCCCCGACAGCGCCTCGGTTTAG
- a CDS encoding DUF1816 domain-containing protein, with the protein MNNLLGRFLGNVLGHSKAWWVEIKTSQPACIYYFGPFDSEAEAHSAKGGYIEDLEQEGAQNIQLAVSLCRDPKQLTITDEWDTPVGGFSTPALSGQP; encoded by the coding sequence ATGAATAACCTTTTAGGTCGCTTTTTAGGTAACGTTTTAGGTCACAGTAAAGCCTGGTGGGTAGAGATTAAGACCAGTCAGCCCGCCTGCATCTATTACTTTGGCCCCTTTGATAGCGAGGCTGAAGCCCATAGCGCCAAGGGCGGCTACATCGAAGACCTGGAGCAGGAAGGGGCCCAAAACATTCAGCTGGCGGTTTCACTGTGCCGCGACCCAAAGCAGCTCACCATTACCGACGAGTGGGATACCCCGGTGGGGGGCTTTTCGACGCCGGCCCTGAGCGGTCAGCCCTAG
- the lipA gene encoding lipoyl synthase: MAVKPDWLRVKAPQWERVGEVKAILQDLGLNTVCEEASCPNIGECFKAGTATFLIMGPACTRACPYCDIDFEKKPQALDPTEPLRLAESVRRMGLNHVVITSVNRDDLTDGGASQFVACIEAIQQTTPGTTIEVLIPDLCGNWSALETILAARPHVLNHNTETVPRLYRRVRPQGNYGRSLELLRRSRELAPWIYTKSGLMAGLGETNAEVQQVMDDLRAVDCDILTLGQYLSPGPKHLPVAEFVSPAQFATWREVGEAKGFLQVVSSPLTRSSYHAEDVQRLMAQYPR, translated from the coding sequence GTGGCAGTAAAACCAGATTGGCTACGGGTAAAAGCGCCCCAGTGGGAACGGGTGGGCGAGGTTAAGGCCATTTTGCAGGATCTGGGCCTTAACACCGTCTGCGAAGAAGCCTCGTGCCCCAACATCGGCGAGTGCTTTAAGGCCGGTACGGCCACATTTTTGATCATGGGCCCCGCCTGCACCCGCGCCTGCCCCTACTGCGACATCGACTTTGAGAAAAAGCCCCAGGCCCTTGACCCCACCGAGCCCCTGCGCCTGGCGGAGTCGGTGCGCCGCATGGGGCTTAATCACGTGGTGATTACCTCAGTCAACCGCGACGATCTGACCGACGGCGGGGCCAGCCAGTTTGTGGCCTGCATTGAGGCAATCCAGCAGACTACTCCAGGTACCACCATTGAGGTGCTGATCCCCGACCTGTGCGGCAACTGGTCGGCGCTGGAGACGATTTTGGCCGCTCGGCCCCACGTGCTGAACCACAACACTGAGACCGTGCCCCGCCTCTACCGACGGGTGCGGCCCCAGGGCAACTACGGGCGATCGCTCGAACTGCTGCGCCGCAGCCGTGAGCTAGCTCCCTGGATCTATACCAAGTCGGGGTTGATGGCGGGCCTGGGCGAAACCAATGCCGAGGTACAGCAGGTGATGGATGACCTGCGAGCCGTAGACTGCGACATTTTGACCCTGGGTCAGTACCTTTCGCCGGGGCCAAAACACTTACCTGTGGCAGAGTTTGTTTCACCGGCCCAGTTTGCGACCTGGCGAGAGGTGGGAGAGGCCAAGGGTTTTCTACAGGTGGTGTCGTCGCCGCTGACCCGCAGCTCATACCACGCTGAAGATGTACAGCGGCTCATGGCCCAGTACCCCCGCTAG
- the rlmB gene encoding 23S rRNA (guanosine(2251)-2'-O)-methyltransferase RlmB, translated as MSSQKPFRNPNRSSGPEPNRNEGYRGGKPRPGEGNPRYEGDKPRYDGSKPRYDSSKPRYGEGKPRYEGGKPRFKDDKPRYEGGKPRQGGDKTRYGDEKPRYEGGKPRQGSDQPRYGDEKPRYEGSKPRYEGGKPRFKDDSPRYGGDKPRYGGKPRHDESKARYGSRDRSDSAPPRSLGVHSPGAENGDGVQDETDLIYGRHAVEAALQAQRPLNRVWVNDRIRYDPRFLPLIDEAKANGAVIDEVDTIRLNQITAGANHQGIAAQAAAHVYHDLNAMIETALGAAKVPVIIAADSITDPHNLGAIIRTAEALGAQGMVIPQRRAAGVTATVAKVAAGALETLPVARVVNLKRALDTLKEKGFWIYGLASEASQPVHRATFDRPTVIVVGAEGSGLSLTVQQSCDALVSIPLRGTVPSLNASVATGMALYEIYRHQWVAQEQISSLQNQKQSSITKIGAALPKHGLEP; from the coding sequence ATGTCGTCCCAAAAGCCTTTCCGCAACCCCAATCGATCCTCTGGGCCGGAGCCTAACCGCAATGAGGGTTACCGAGGCGGCAAACCCCGTCCGGGGGAGGGTAACCCCCGCTACGAAGGGGATAAACCCCGATACGACGGCAGTAAGCCTCGCTACGACAGCAGCAAACCGCGCTACGGCGAGGGAAAGCCCCGCTACGAGGGCGGCAAGCCCCGCTTCAAAGACGACAAGCCTCGCTATGAAGGCGGCAAGCCCCGACAAGGGGGCGACAAAACCCGCTATGGGGATGAAAAACCTCGCTACGAGGGCGGCAAACCCCGCCAGGGGAGCGACCAACCCCGCTACGGGGATGAGAAGCCCCGCTACGAGGGCAGCAAACCCCGCTACGAGGGCGGCAAACCCCGCTTCAAAGACGATAGTCCCCGCTATGGCGGCGACAAACCCCGCTACGGCGGCAAGCCCCGCCATGACGAAAGTAAAGCCCGCTACGGGAGCCGGGATCGGAGCGACTCGGCTCCACCGCGCTCGTTGGGGGTACATAGCCCAGGGGCAGAAAACGGCGACGGTGTGCAGGATGAGACCGATCTAATCTACGGTCGCCACGCGGTTGAGGCGGCGCTTCAGGCCCAACGCCCCCTCAACCGGGTCTGGGTTAACGATCGCATCCGCTACGACCCACGCTTTCTACCGCTGATCGATGAAGCCAAAGCCAACGGCGCGGTGATCGATGAAGTAGACACGATCCGGCTCAACCAAATCACCGCTGGGGCCAACCACCAGGGCATTGCCGCCCAGGCTGCCGCCCACGTCTACCACGACCTCAATGCCATGATCGAAACCGCCCTGGGGGCGGCTAAGGTACCGGTGATCATTGCGGCCGACAGCATCACCGACCCCCACAATTTGGGGGCGATCATTCGCACCGCTGAAGCCTTAGGAGCCCAGGGCATGGTGATCCCTCAGCGGCGGGCGGCAGGGGTGACGGCCACCGTAGCCAAAGTTGCTGCTGGGGCTTTAGAAACGCTGCCCGTGGCGCGGGTTGTCAACCTCAAACGCGCCCTCGATACCCTGAAGGAAAAAGGGTTCTGGATCTACGGCCTGGCCTCAGAAGCGAGCCAGCCAGTGCACCGCGCCACCTTCGATCGCCCTACGGTGATTGTGGTCGGGGCCGAGGGCAGCGGTCTTAGCCTGACCGTGCAGCAAAGCTGTGACGCCCTGGTATCCATTCCGCTGCGGGGGACAGTTCCCAGCCTAAATGCATCAGTGGCTACAGGCATGGCTCTCTATGAGATCTATCGTCATCAATGGGTGGCGCAGGAACAAATTTCCTCTTTGCAAAATCAAAAGCAAAGCAGTATAACCAAAATTGGTGCGGCACTGCCTAAACATGGCCTAGAGCCGTAG
- a CDS encoding alpha/beta fold hydrolase — MKLHCTIQGTGFPMLCLHGHPGSAKTMGVFTERLRDRYQTLAPDLRGYGASQTRSPFDLEDSLTDLVELLDAQGIDRCLVLGWSLGGILAMELALRYPQRVAGLILIATAARPVGAHPPTTWLELLNTGLGSVLNVIAPGNGLVRHGLGPRSLYRYLLRQHTPHAYHRLAKEGFWAYLGTSPLANRALNRALGRRYNRLADLGAIDVPCLVLCGANDCHITAQASLETAAHLSQAESHCYPNTAHLLPWEIPHQILGDIDAWLARYATELLSQGEVL; from the coding sequence ATGAAACTCCACTGCACCATTCAGGGAACCGGCTTTCCCATGCTTTGCCTGCACGGGCACCCGGGGTCGGCTAAAACCATGGGGGTGTTTACAGAACGGCTGCGCGATCGCTACCAAACTCTGGCCCCCGATCTGCGGGGCTACGGCGCTAGCCAAACGCGATCGCCCTTTGACCTCGAGGACAGCCTCACCGACCTGGTGGAACTGCTCGATGCCCAGGGCATTGACCGCTGCCTGGTGCTGGGCTGGTCGCTGGGGGGCATTTTGGCCATGGAGCTGGCCCTGCGCTATCCTCAGCGGGTGGCAGGGCTGATTTTAATTGCCACCGCCGCCCGCCCCGTCGGTGCCCACCCGCCTACCACCTGGCTGGAACTGCTCAACACCGGTCTGGGGTCAGTTCTGAATGTGATTGCCCCCGGCAACGGGCTGGTACGCCACGGGCTGGGGCCGCGATCGCTCTACCGCTACCTGCTGCGGCAGCACACCCCCCACGCCTACCACCGTCTGGCGAAGGAGGGGTTCTGGGCCTACCTGGGCACCTCGCCGCTGGCGAATCGCGCCCTCAATCGCGCCCTGGGCCGCCGCTACAACCGCCTGGCCGACCTGGGGGCGATCGATGTCCCCTGCCTGGTGCTCTGCGGGGCTAACGACTGCCACATTACCGCCCAGGCCAGCCTGGAGACTGCCGCCCACCTGAGTCAGGCCGAGAGCCACTGCTACCCCAACACCGCTCACCTGCTGCCGTGGGAAATTCCTCACCAAATTTTGGGCGACATTGACGCCTGGCTAGCCCGCTACGCCACAGAACTGCTGAGCCAAGGCGAGGTGCTCTAG
- a CDS encoding CAP domain-containing protein, whose amino-acid sequence MRPWKQVLNSKSVSMALLAAVLAGLLPTTVVPAAIAQRPAPAVAQTNGAIAQELLRLVNVERQRVNAPPLVLNEQLTAAAQRHAQDMATSRRMSHTGSDGSTMRSRIDATQYSWSTIGENVAMGQPTAAAVMNAWMNSPGHRQNILNPAFRELGVGHATGGNRPYWVQVFARPR is encoded by the coding sequence ATGCGCCCATGGAAACAGGTCTTAAACTCTAAGTCGGTAAGTATGGCCCTGCTGGCCGCAGTTTTAGCCGGGCTGCTGCCGACGACTGTGGTGCCAGCGGCGATCGCCCAGCGTCCAGCCCCAGCGGTAGCCCAGACCAATGGGGCGATCGCCCAGGAGCTGCTGCGCCTGGTCAACGTAGAGCGCCAGCGGGTAAACGCACCGCCCCTGGTACTCAACGAGCAACTGACCGCCGCCGCCCAGCGCCACGCCCAGGATATGGCCACCAGCCGCCGCATGAGCCACACCGGCTCTGACGGATCAACGATGCGATCGCGCATTGATGCCACCCAGTACAGCTGGTCTACCATTGGCGAGAACGTCGCCATGGGACAGCCCACCGCCGCCGCCGTGATGAATGCCTGGATGAACAGCCCTGGCCATCGCCAAAATATTCTCAACCCCGCCTTTCGGGAACTGGGAGTCGGCCATGCCACCGGGGGCAACCGCCCCTACTGGGTACAGGTGTTTGCCCGACCGCGCTAG
- a CDS encoding Gfo/Idh/MocA family protein codes for MLSSALDMHLSRNLPDPIRVGVIGVGNMGQHHTRVLSRFKDVELVGVSDVNIERGLDTAGKYRVRFFEDYQELLKHVDAVCVAVPTRLHHAVGMACLQAGVHVLIEKPIAASIAEAESLVNAAAEANCILQVGHIERFNPAFQELHKVLKTEELLALEARRMSPYSQRANDVSVVLDLMIHDIDLLLELAGSTVSTLTANGSRASNSGYLDYVTATLGFSNGIVATLTSSKVTHRKIRSITAHCKNSLTDADFLNNEILIHRQTTADCSTDYGQVLYRQDGLIEKVYTSNIEPLHAELEHFVNCVRGGEKPSVGGEQALKALRLASLIEQMALDGKPWHHFDPTALGKELTVAL; via the coding sequence ATGTTGTCATCTGCCCTAGACATGCACCTATCGCGAAATTTGCCCGATCCTATCCGTGTTGGCGTCATTGGAGTTGGCAATATGGGCCAGCACCACACCCGCGTGCTGAGCCGCTTCAAAGATGTAGAACTGGTAGGTGTGTCTGACGTCAACATAGAGCGCGGCCTCGATACCGCCGGTAAGTACCGCGTGCGTTTTTTTGAAGACTACCAGGAGTTGCTCAAGCATGTCGATGCCGTGTGCGTGGCGGTACCCACCCGGCTGCACCACGCCGTGGGTATGGCCTGCCTGCAAGCCGGAGTTCATGTTTTAATCGAAAAGCCCATTGCCGCCAGCATTGCCGAAGCCGAGTCGCTAGTGAACGCGGCCGCCGAAGCCAACTGCATCTTGCAGGTAGGCCACATCGAGCGGTTTAATCCCGCCTTCCAGGAGCTGCACAAGGTGCTCAAAACCGAAGAGCTGCTGGCCCTAGAGGCCCGCCGCATGAGCCCCTATTCCCAGCGGGCCAACGACGTGTCGGTGGTGCTCGACCTGATGATTCACGATATCGACCTGCTGCTGGAGCTGGCGGGTTCTACGGTGTCCACCCTGACCGCCAACGGCAGCCGAGCCTCAAACTCCGGTTATCTCGACTACGTTACCGCCACCCTGGGCTTTAGCAACGGTATCGTGGCGACGCTCACCTCCAGCAAGGTGACCCACCGCAAAATTCGCAGCATTACCGCCCACTGCAAAAACTCCCTCACCGACGCCGATTTTCTCAACAACGAGATCTTGATTCATCGGCAGACCACCGCTGACTGCTCCACCGACTACGGCCAGGTGCTCTACCGTCAGGACGGATTGATTGAAAAAGTCTACACCAGCAACATTGAGCCCCTCCATGCTGAGCTGGAGCACTTTGTCAACTGCGTGCGCGGCGGCGAAAAGCCCTCAGTTGGTGGGGAGCAGGCTCTCAAAGCTCTGCGCCTGGCCAGTTTGATCGAGCAGATGGCCTTAGACGGCAAGCCCTGGCACCATTTCGACCCCACGGCCCTGGGCAAAGAGCTGACGGTGGCCCTGTAG
- a CDS encoding L,D-transpeptidase, with protein MDTPSPLNRCLMVLCYAAAGLLAAGAWQEQVSSRWRLEAPFERSRLARLAPVMTQAPDTLMTANTRVVISLSRRRLTLYQNDEVRGEFPVAIGQDDWETPVGEFAIRDMRTDPIWQHPITKEAVGPGPSNPLGSRWIGFWVQGQYHIGIHGTNQETLIGEAVSHGCVRMVEADIHTLYSHVKVGTPIKVMP; from the coding sequence ATGGATACGCCTTCTCCTCTAAATCGCTGTCTCATGGTGCTGTGCTATGCCGCTGCCGGGCTGCTGGCCGCCGGAGCCTGGCAGGAACAGGTCAGCTCCCGGTGGCGGCTCGAAGCACCCTTTGAACGCAGCCGCCTGGCCCGTCTGGCCCCAGTCATGACCCAGGCCCCCGATACGCTGATGACCGCCAACACCCGCGTGGTGATTAGCCTCAGTCGGCGGCGGTTGACCCTATACCAAAACGATGAGGTACGGGGCGAGTTCCCGGTGGCTATTGGCCAAGACGACTGGGAAACTCCGGTGGGGGAGTTTGCGATCCGCGACATGCGCACCGACCCAATTTGGCAGCACCCGATCACCAAAGAAGCCGTTGGCCCTGGCCCCAGCAACCCCCTGGGTTCGCGGTGGATTGGCTTTTGGGTGCAGGGGCAGTACCACATCGGCATCCACGGCACCAACCAGGAAACCCTGATCGGTGAGGCGGTTTCCCACGGCTGCGTCCGCATGGTGGAAGCCGACATCCACACGCTGTACAGCCATGTCAAAGTGGGCACTCCCATTAAGGTGATGCCCTGA
- a CDS encoding helix-turn-helix domain-containing protein produces MPHPQNATKFDCPVHLVLSCIGGKWAILILQELFQGNRRTNEFLSALPGISTKTLTARLRELESHGLVKRTVFPEVPPRVEYSLTAKGREVQPIMAAINQVGQQWLRHNPEGHAATLYGIRGS; encoded by the coding sequence ATGCCTCACCCACAGAACGCTACGAAGTTTGATTGTCCGGTTCATTTGGTGTTGTCATGCATTGGCGGCAAGTGGGCCATTCTAATTTTGCAGGAGCTATTTCAGGGCAACCGCCGCACCAACGAGTTTTTGTCGGCCCTGCCCGGCATTAGCACTAAAACCCTCACCGCCCGTCTGCGCGAGCTGGAGAGCCATGGCTTGGTAAAGCGCACGGTGTTTCCTGAGGTTCCCCCTCGGGTTGAGTATTCGCTGACGGCTAAGGGCCGAGAAGTGCAGCCCATCATGGCGGCAATCAACCAGGTTGGGCAGCAGTGGCTAAGGCACAACCCCGAAGGGCACGCTGCCACCCTCTATGGGATCAGGGGCAGCTAG
- a CDS encoding DUF4327 family protein → MATTTVNSPLTRHYTLDEIRDEAKQLVEQGRLDRCQPICALCGYIAAREWPYIEAELEVNDYGLRDRIGDLLPHETWSND, encoded by the coding sequence ATGGCTACTACAACCGTCAATTCGCCCCTTACCCGGCACTACACGCTCGATGAAATTCGCGATGAAGCTAAGCAGCTAGTCGAGCAGGGCAGGCTAGACCGGTGCCAACCCATCTGCGCCCTGTGCGGCTACATCGCGGCCCGAGAATGGCCATATATTGAGGCTGAGCTAGAGGTTAACGACTACGGCCTGCGCGATCGCATTGGCGATCTGCTGCCCCACGAAACCTGGAGCAATGACTAG
- a CDS encoding DMT family transporter encodes MGGELAALTAAFLWALATVVFGRLGKALSPLVLNLAKGAIALGLLSLTLVLLRQSTAGLDRQAVSILALSGGIGIGLGDTAYFAAINRLGPRRALLLETLAPPLAALLALVFLQETLSGRAWLGMGLTLAGVLWVIAERVPGAAPGPADYRGVLYGVLAALGQATGAVMSRAVLADTEVAPLWSSLLRLVGGGIIIVGILRWQGPVAGQLRPLRSPRLLAGVALAAALGTYLAIYLQQIALKFAAAGVAQALTSTSPLFVLPLAAALGDRVSLRAVVGAIVALVGIGILVNG; translated from the coding sequence ATGGGAGGTGAACTCGCGGCCCTGACAGCCGCCTTTTTGTGGGCCTTGGCTACCGTGGTGTTTGGGCGGCTGGGCAAGGCGCTGTCGCCGCTGGTGCTCAATCTGGCTAAGGGGGCGATCGCCCTGGGGCTGCTGTCATTAACCCTGGTGCTGCTCAGGCAGAGTACGGCGGGCCTAGACCGCCAGGCGGTGAGCATTTTGGCCCTCAGCGGCGGCATCGGCATCGGGTTGGGCGACACCGCCTACTTTGCCGCCATCAATCGCCTCGGCCCCCGACGGGCGCTGCTGCTCGAGACCCTGGCTCCACCCCTGGCGGCCCTGCTGGCCCTGGTGTTTTTGCAGGAAACCCTCAGCGGGCGAGCCTGGCTGGGCATGGGGCTCACCCTGGCCGGGGTGCTGTGGGTGATTGCCGAGCGAGTGCCTGGGGCGGCTCCAGGCCCAGCCGACTACCGGGGCGTGCTGTACGGGGTGCTGGCAGCCCTGGGCCAGGCGACGGGCGCGGTGATGTCGCGGGCGGTGCTGGCCGATACCGAGGTGGCTCCCCTGTGGAGCTCGCTGCTGCGGCTGGTGGGGGGCGGCATCATCATTGTGGGGATTCTGCGCTGGCAAGGGCCAGTGGCAGGGCAGCTGAGGCCGCTGCGATCGCCCCGCTTGCTAGCCGGGGTAGCCCTGGCGGCGGCCCTGGGCACCTACCTGGCCATCTACCTTCAGCAGATTGCGCTCAAGTTCGCCGCTGCCGGGGTAGCCCAGGCGCTGACCTCCACCAGCCCGTTGTTTGTGCTGCCCCTGGCGGCGGCCCTGGGCGATCGCGTCAGCCTGAGGGCCGTGGTGGGGGCCATCGTGGCCCTGGTGGGCATTGGTATTTTGGTGAACGGCTAG